One region of Hymenobacter sediminicola genomic DNA includes:
- a CDS encoding TldD/PmbA family protein, which yields MKRRDFVGLTGLATGALFVPSIPGFGNGTSVDTLRLLDAADDPAIKKRLADAALNAAKAAGATYTDVRIGRYLNQGVFTREKQVQNIVSTESYGAGIRVIANGTWGFASTNIVTEAGMAKAAQLAVQIAKANSVVQKEKVQLAPQQGFGEVSWKAPIQQNAFTVPIKDKVDLLLNANAKALENGASFVNSVLFQVNEQKYFASTDGSYIDQDIHRIWPTFGVTAIDRASGKFRSRQALSAPMGLGYEYLIPKAADKIAGPAGSDVFGYRNSYDMLEDIVRATKQVKEKLTAKSVVPGKYDLVLDPHHLGLTIHESVGHPLELDRVLGYEANYAGTSFATMEWKAKGTPYGSKQVNIIADKLQPGSLGAVGYDDEGVKTKEWDLIKEGKLVDYQKIRDQAHIVGQKESDGCCYSQSWQDVQFQRMANISLKPSATKMSVDDLVKGVDKGIYIAGNGSFSIDQQRYNSQFGGQVFYAIDKGKITGMLEDVAYQTNTLEFWNSCAGSCDASDYRFAGFFNDGKGQPSQSSAVSHGSSTTRFNGVNVINTARKI from the coding sequence ATGAAAAGACGTGATTTTGTAGGCCTTACCGGCCTGGCCACTGGTGCCCTGTTTGTGCCCAGTATTCCGGGCTTCGGCAACGGCACTAGCGTAGACACGCTGCGCCTGCTGGACGCAGCCGATGACCCAGCCATCAAGAAGCGCCTAGCCGATGCGGCTCTGAATGCTGCCAAAGCCGCCGGCGCCACCTACACCGATGTGCGCATCGGGCGCTACCTCAACCAGGGCGTGTTCACCCGCGAAAAGCAGGTACAGAACATCGTCAGCACGGAGAGCTACGGCGCGGGCATTCGGGTTATTGCCAACGGCACCTGGGGCTTTGCTTCCACCAACATCGTGACGGAGGCCGGCATGGCCAAAGCCGCCCAACTGGCCGTGCAGATTGCCAAGGCCAACTCGGTGGTGCAGAAGGAGAAGGTGCAGCTGGCCCCGCAGCAGGGGTTTGGCGAGGTGAGCTGGAAGGCTCCTATTCAGCAGAACGCCTTCACAGTGCCCATCAAGGACAAAGTGGACCTGCTGCTGAATGCCAACGCCAAAGCGCTGGAAAATGGCGCTTCGTTCGTGAATTCGGTGCTGTTTCAGGTGAACGAGCAGAAGTATTTCGCCAGCACCGACGGCTCCTACATCGACCAGGACATTCACCGCATCTGGCCCACGTTCGGCGTCACGGCTATTGATAGAGCATCGGGCAAGTTCCGCTCACGCCAGGCCCTGAGCGCCCCGATGGGCCTTGGCTACGAGTACCTCATACCCAAGGCTGCCGACAAAATTGCCGGCCCGGCCGGCTCCGATGTGTTCGGCTACCGCAACAGCTACGACATGCTGGAGGACATTGTGCGCGCAACCAAGCAGGTGAAGGAAAAGCTGACCGCCAAGAGCGTGGTGCCCGGCAAATACGACCTGGTGCTTGACCCGCACCACCTGGGCCTCACAATTCACGAATCGGTAGGCCACCCGCTGGAGCTGGACCGCGTGCTGGGCTACGAGGCCAACTACGCCGGTACTTCCTTCGCGACGATGGAGTGGAAGGCTAAGGGTACGCCGTATGGCTCGAAGCAGGTCAATATCATAGCCGACAAGCTGCAGCCTGGCTCGCTGGGCGCGGTTGGTTACGACGATGAAGGCGTGAAAACCAAAGAGTGGGACCTGATAAAGGAAGGCAAGCTGGTGGACTACCAAAAAATCCGGGACCAGGCGCACATTGTGGGCCAGAAGGAGTCGGATGGCTGCTGCTACTCGCAGTCATGGCAGGATGTGCAGTTCCAGCGCATGGCCAACATCAGCCTCAAGCCCAGCGCCACCAAAATGAGCGTAGACGACCTAGTGAAAGGCGTGGACAAAGGCATCTACATTGCCGGCAACGGTTCGTTCTCCATCGACCAGCAGCGCTACAACTCGCAGTTCGGCGGGCAGGTGTTCTATGCCATCGACAAAGGCAAAATCACGGGCATGCTGGAAGATGTGGCCTACCAGACCAACACGCTGGAGTTCTGGAACAGCTGCGCCGGCAGCTGCGACGCCTCCGACTATCGGTTTGCGGGCTTCTTCAACGACGGCAAGGGCCAGCCTTCGCAAAGCTCGGCCGTGAGCCACGGCTCCAGCACCACGCGCTTCAACGGCGTCAACGTCATCAACACGGCCCGCAAGATTTAG
- a CDS encoding TldD/PmbA family protein, whose amino-acid sequence MRRRDFVGLTGLAAGGLLLPSLPGMGGIFVEPEQLLDVIDPALKKRLADAALNAAKSAGASYTDVRIGRYLNQYVFTREKQVQNIVSTESFGAGVRALVNGAWGFAATNTVTEAGLAEAARTAVAIAKANQKVQKAPVQLAPQKGYGEVSWKTPIEKNFFEVPVKEKVDLLLAANGKALENGASFVNSALFQINEQKYFASTDGSYIDQDVHRIWPTFDVTVVDRTTGKFRSRGAMASPMGLGYEYLTPRASDKMAGPQGTSVIGYKQRYDILEDAALAAKQVKEKLTCKSVVPGKYDLVLDPSHLGLTIHESVGHPLELDRVLGYEANYAGTSFATLEWKAKGAPYGSKLVNIVADKLQPGSLGAVGYDDEGVKTKEWDLIKEGKLVNYEKIRDQAHIVGQTESDGCCYADSWSSVQFQRMPNVSLQPGKEKLSVDEMISKVDKGIYIAGEGSYSIDQQRYNFQFGGKVFYAIEKGKITGMIEDVAYQANTQEFWNSCAAICDASDYRFLGTFFDGKGQPSQISAVSHGSSTTRFNGVNVINTARKI is encoded by the coding sequence TTGAGAAGACGTGATTTTGTGGGGCTTACCGGTCTGGCGGCTGGGGGCCTGTTGCTCCCGAGCCTGCCCGGCATGGGTGGCATCTTCGTGGAGCCCGAACAGCTACTCGACGTCATCGACCCGGCCCTGAAGAAGCGGCTGGCCGATGCGGCCCTGAATGCGGCAAAGTCGGCCGGGGCCAGTTACACCGATGTGCGGATTGGACGCTACCTGAATCAGTACGTTTTCACGCGTGAGAAGCAGGTGCAGAACATTGTTAGCACGGAGAGTTTTGGGGCAGGCGTACGGGCGCTGGTAAACGGCGCCTGGGGATTTGCGGCCACCAATACCGTGACGGAGGCCGGCCTGGCGGAAGCCGCCCGCACCGCCGTAGCCATTGCCAAAGCCAACCAGAAGGTCCAGAAAGCCCCGGTGCAGCTGGCGCCACAGAAAGGCTACGGCGAGGTATCCTGGAAAACCCCGATTGAGAAGAACTTCTTTGAGGTGCCCGTGAAGGAAAAAGTGGACTTGCTGCTGGCCGCCAACGGCAAAGCCCTGGAAAACGGCGCTTCGTTCGTGAATTCGGCACTGTTCCAGATCAACGAGCAGAAGTATTTCGCCAGCACCGACGGCTCCTACATCGACCAAGACGTGCACCGCATCTGGCCCACGTTCGATGTGACGGTGGTAGACCGGACCACGGGCAAGTTCCGCTCGCGCGGCGCCATGGCCTCGCCGATGGGACTGGGCTATGAGTACCTGACGCCCCGCGCCAGTGATAAAATGGCCGGCCCGCAGGGCACCAGTGTCATCGGCTACAAGCAGCGCTACGACATCCTGGAAGATGCTGCCCTGGCTGCTAAACAGGTGAAGGAAAAACTCACTTGCAAGAGCGTGGTACCCGGCAAGTACGACCTGGTGCTCGACCCGTCGCACCTGGGCCTCACGATTCACGAATCGGTAGGCCATCCGTTGGAGCTGGACCGCGTGCTGGGCTACGAAGCCAACTATGCCGGTACCAGCTTCGCTACGCTGGAGTGGAAAGCCAAAGGCGCACCGTATGGGTCGAAGCTCGTGAACATTGTGGCCGACAAGCTGCAGCCCGGCTCGCTGGGTGCGGTGGGCTACGACGATGAAGGCGTGAAAACCAAAGAGTGGGACCTGATAAAGGAAGGCAAACTGGTGAACTATGAGAAGATTCGGGACCAGGCGCACATCGTGGGCCAGACCGAGTCGGATGGCTGCTGCTACGCCGACTCCTGGAGCAGCGTGCAGTTTCAGCGCATGCCCAACGTGAGCCTGCAGCCCGGCAAGGAGAAACTGAGCGTGGATGAGATGATCAGCAAGGTGGACAAGGGCATCTACATTGCCGGCGAAGGCTCCTACTCCATCGACCAGCAGCGCTACAACTTCCAGTTCGGTGGCAAAGTCTTCTATGCCATTGAGAAAGGCAAAATCACGGGGATGATAGAGGACGTGGCCTACCAGGCCAACACGCAGGAATTCTGGAACAGCTGCGCCGCCATATGCGACGCCTCCGATTATCGGTTCTTGGGCACCTTCTTCGATGGCAAAGGCCAGCCCAGCCAGATATCCGCCGTGAGCCACGGCTCCAGCACCACGCGCTTCAACGGCGTCAACGTCATCAATACGGCCCGCAAAATTTAA
- a CDS encoding TldD/PmbA family protein: protein MAILSKDEAQAILKKVLSFSTADECAAQLNGSTTGNIRYARNAVSTAGSSSDVSMVVEARFGKRAGVATCNQFDDATLRRCVQRAEEIARLAPEDPEYVPMLGPQQFLTPITYAASTAAISPDFRAQVAADSIALCESRKLTAAGYLEDGPRFVAIRNNKGLEGYQQSTNLDFSVTVRTADGTGSGYAVGDFTDAAKFDTKAMTKRAADKAAGSVGAKAIEPGKYTVILEPAALVSDEGILNRLIYALDAREADEGRSFLSKKGGGNKLGEKMFDSRVTIYSDPLNASAPGRVFDGDGLPVKRMTWIEKGVMKNLYYSRFWAEKNKKPATAFPSGFVMEGGTQSVEDLIKGTAKGILITRLWYIRDVDPQTLLVTGLTRDGTFYIENGKIKHPIKNMRFNESPVIMLNNIEAIGKPQRLGGNMVPPLKVRDFTFTSLSDAV, encoded by the coding sequence ATGGCAATTCTTTCCAAAGACGAAGCCCAGGCTATCCTCAAAAAAGTCCTCAGCTTCTCGACTGCCGACGAGTGCGCCGCCCAGCTCAATGGCAGCACTACCGGCAATATCCGCTACGCCCGCAATGCGGTAAGCACAGCCGGCTCTTCCAGCGACGTGAGTATGGTGGTAGAGGCACGATTCGGCAAGCGAGCCGGCGTGGCTACCTGCAACCAGTTCGATGACGCTACACTGCGCCGCTGCGTACAGCGGGCTGAGGAAATTGCGCGCCTCGCCCCCGAAGACCCGGAATACGTGCCCATGCTAGGCCCACAGCAGTTTCTGACGCCCATCACCTACGCCGCCAGCACCGCCGCCATCAGCCCCGATTTCCGGGCCCAGGTAGCGGCCGACAGCATTGCGCTGTGCGAGAGCCGCAAGCTCACAGCCGCTGGCTACCTCGAAGACGGGCCCCGGTTTGTGGCCATCCGCAACAACAAGGGACTCGAAGGCTACCAGCAGTCGACCAACCTCGACTTTTCCGTGACCGTGCGCACCGCCGATGGCACCGGCTCGGGCTACGCCGTGGGCGACTTCACGGACGCCGCGAAGTTCGATACCAAAGCCATGACCAAGCGTGCAGCCGACAAAGCGGCCGGTTCGGTGGGAGCCAAAGCCATTGAGCCCGGCAAGTACACCGTAATTCTGGAGCCCGCCGCACTGGTATCCGACGAGGGCATTCTGAACCGACTTATCTATGCGCTGGACGCGCGGGAAGCCGACGAAGGCCGTTCATTTCTGAGCAAGAAAGGAGGTGGCAATAAGCTCGGCGAGAAAATGTTCGACTCGCGCGTGACTATCTACTCCGACCCGCTGAACGCTAGCGCCCCCGGCCGCGTGTTCGACGGCGACGGCCTGCCCGTGAAGCGCATGACGTGGATAGAAAAAGGGGTGATGAAGAACCTCTACTACTCCCGTTTCTGGGCCGAAAAGAACAAAAAGCCAGCCACGGCTTTTCCCAGCGGATTCGTAATGGAAGGCGGCACGCAAAGCGTCGAGGATCTGATAAAGGGCACGGCCAAGGGCATCCTGATTACGCGCCTGTGGTACATCCGCGACGTTGATCCGCAGACGCTGCTCGTGACGGGTCTCACGCGCGACGGCACGTTCTACATCGAGAACGGCAAGATCAAGCACCCCATCAAAAACATGCGCTTCAACGAAAGCCCGGTGATTATGCTCAACAACATAGAGGCCATCGGCAAACCACAACGCTTGGGCGGTAATATGGTGCCCCCGCTCAAAGTGCGCGACTTTACGTTCACGAGCCTCTCCGACGCGGTGTAG
- a CDS encoding porin family protein, translated as MKAHSLLFLLPLLAATSAQAQFGIKAGINGAILDGQNIEMETRYKTTFHAGVFARIPVLGPLSIQPEVLYSLQGSEFRSTLANYETKLHYLNVPVLARVKVGPVFAEAGPQFGVLLGAREDGTLRISAADGYGPVDRSADSNYKKTDFALAAGAGIEVGHLILGARYTAGLNDINDVRDLNGANDPRLKNRVIQGYIGIRFGDE; from the coding sequence ATGAAAGCACACTCTCTCTTATTTCTGCTGCCGCTGCTGGCCGCTACCAGCGCCCAGGCACAGTTCGGAATCAAAGCCGGTATCAATGGGGCGATACTCGATGGACAAAACATTGAGATGGAAACGCGCTACAAAACCACATTCCACGCCGGTGTCTTTGCCCGGATTCCGGTGCTGGGTCCGTTGTCCATTCAGCCGGAAGTATTGTATTCGCTGCAAGGTTCGGAGTTCCGCTCTACACTAGCCAACTACGAAACCAAGCTGCACTACCTCAACGTGCCGGTGCTGGCCCGCGTGAAAGTAGGCCCTGTGTTTGCCGAAGCCGGCCCGCAGTTTGGCGTGCTGCTTGGGGCGCGTGAAGATGGCACCCTGCGCATCAGCGCCGCCGATGGCTATGGCCCCGTAGACCGCTCGGCCGACAGCAACTACAAGAAAACCGACTTCGCCCTTGCAGCCGGAGCCGGCATCGAAGTCGGCCACCTGATTCTAGGGGCGCGCTATACGGCCGGCCTCAACGATATCAATGATGTGCGAGACCTGAACGGTGCCAACGACCCACGCCTGAAAAACCGCGTCATCCAAGGCTATATCGGCATTCGGTTCGGCGACGAATAA
- a CDS encoding DUF4159 domain-containing protein — protein sequence MPAPFTFVRLQYRSGDWDGVDERMPTNLLHSLIQYTKIPVNQKEKVVALDSAELFRYPFCYLSGHKLVQFSAQEKKNFTQYVRNGGFVFVDDCNHDIDGLFARSFEEQMRQCFGAGALKKLPKTHAIYSQFFKFPDGPPPTSFELNGWGDDLVHDYLKGIEINGRLGVLYSNKDYGCEWDYDFRNKRFLAEDNTKFGVNILLYALTA from the coding sequence ATGCCTGCTCCTTTCACCTTCGTGCGCCTGCAATACCGCTCCGGCGACTGGGACGGCGTGGACGAGCGGATGCCCACCAACCTGCTCCATTCTCTGATTCAGTACACCAAAATTCCGGTGAACCAGAAGGAGAAAGTAGTAGCATTGGACTCGGCCGAGCTGTTTCGCTACCCGTTCTGCTACCTGTCGGGGCACAAGCTGGTGCAGTTTTCAGCGCAGGAGAAAAAGAACTTCACCCAGTACGTGCGCAACGGCGGCTTCGTGTTCGTGGATGACTGCAACCACGACATTGACGGGCTGTTTGCGCGCTCCTTCGAGGAGCAGATGCGCCAGTGTTTCGGGGCCGGCGCGCTCAAGAAGCTGCCCAAAACGCACGCCATCTACTCGCAGTTTTTCAAGTTTCCGGATGGACCGCCGCCCACCTCGTTCGAGCTAAACGGCTGGGGCGACGACCTGGTGCACGACTACCTGAAAGGCATCGAAATCAACGGCCGGCTGGGCGTGCTCTACTCCAACAAAGACTACGGCTGCGAGTGGGACTACGACTTCCGCAACAAGCGCTTTCTGGCTGAAGACAACACCAAATTCGGCGTGAACATCCTGCTCTATGCTCTCACGGCGTAA
- a CDS encoding AAA family ATPase, which produces MISTEQDVTRLLAKLPPLRQEIAKVIVGQEAVLDEVLVALLAGGHALLEGVPGLAKTLLVRTLAQATDLPFRRIQFTPDLMPTDILGTEILEEDHGTGHRSFKFNEGPIFASLVLADEINRTPPKTQAALLEAMQEGHVTYAGQEHALPKPFFLLATQNPIEQSGTYPLPEAQLDRFLLYIRIGYPTEQEELAVLSGTTGTARPEVRPVLAGEDVRQLQQLVRQVSLSPELLGFVNRLVRATRPATSEVKFIKDYGRWGAGPRAGQALILCAKARALLQGRFAATLDDIRALAPAVLRHRVLLNFNAEAENLTADDAVRELLKAVAV; this is translated from the coding sequence GTGATTTCAACCGAACAAGACGTTACCCGCCTGCTTGCCAAGCTGCCGCCGCTACGCCAGGAAATTGCCAAAGTAATTGTGGGGCAGGAAGCCGTGCTGGATGAGGTGCTGGTGGCGCTGCTCGCTGGCGGCCACGCGCTGCTGGAAGGCGTGCCAGGCCTGGCCAAAACACTGCTCGTACGCACGCTAGCCCAGGCCACCGACCTGCCCTTCCGCCGCATTCAGTTTACGCCCGACCTGATGCCGACTGATATTCTCGGCACCGAGATTCTGGAGGAAGACCATGGCACCGGCCACCGTTCGTTCAAGTTCAACGAAGGCCCCATTTTCGCCAGCCTCGTGCTGGCCGATGAAATCAACCGGACGCCACCCAAAACGCAGGCGGCACTGCTGGAAGCTATGCAAGAGGGCCATGTGACCTATGCCGGCCAGGAGCACGCGTTGCCCAAGCCGTTCTTCCTGCTGGCCACCCAAAACCCCATCGAGCAAAGCGGCACCTACCCGCTGCCCGAGGCCCAGCTCGACCGGTTTCTGCTCTACATCCGCATTGGCTACCCTACGGAGCAGGAGGAGCTGGCGGTGCTGAGCGGCACGACCGGCACGGCGCGGCCCGAAGTGCGCCCGGTGCTGGCCGGCGAGGACGTACGGCAACTGCAGCAACTGGTGCGGCAAGTGAGCTTGAGTCCCGAGTTGCTGGGCTTTGTGAACCGGCTGGTGCGAGCTACGCGCCCGGCCACGTCGGAAGTAAAGTTCATTAAGGACTATGGCCGCTGGGGTGCGGGCCCGCGGGCCGGCCAGGCGCTGATTCTGTGCGCCAAAGCCCGCGCCCTGCTGCAGGGCCGGTTCGCGGCTACCCTCGACGATATTCGGGCGCTGGCTCCGGCCGTGCTGCGCCACCGCGTATTGCTCAACTTCAATGCTGAAGCCGAAAACCTGACCGCCGATGATGCCGTGCGGGAGCTGCTGAAGGCAGTAGCGGTATAG
- a CDS encoding DUF58 domain-containing protein, giving the protein MLSPELLYALQNLPLAARQAAEGFLHGQHLSRRKGAGMEFSQYRPYQPGDELRRLDWRLAARSDRYYLRESEVDTSLTVHLVLDATASMNHADDNGLTKLDYARLLLAALAYLATQQGDAVGLTILHPAGLRHLPPRADARQLPRLYHALETAEATGSFPSLETLAPLTARRQRALTICVSDLYETDAEINSLLTRLRAASGEVLLLHLMARNELEFSFRGAVTFEDLETGQRLQLNADQQRAGWQQQLQEWLRETARQARRHGFDYHQLSTAEPLTQALREFLRRRDKALM; this is encoded by the coding sequence ATGCTTAGCCCCGAACTCCTGTACGCCTTACAGAATCTGCCGCTAGCGGCCCGGCAGGCGGCTGAAGGGTTTCTGCACGGCCAGCACTTGAGCCGGCGCAAAGGCGCGGGCATGGAGTTCAGCCAATACCGCCCCTACCAGCCCGGCGACGAACTGCGCCGCCTCGACTGGCGCCTAGCGGCCCGCTCGGATAGGTATTATCTGCGCGAATCGGAAGTGGACACAAGCCTGACCGTACATCTTGTGCTGGATGCTACCGCCAGCATGAATCACGCCGACGACAATGGCCTCACCAAGCTCGACTACGCCCGGCTGCTGCTGGCGGCCTTGGCCTACCTGGCTACGCAGCAAGGCGATGCCGTGGGCCTCACCATTCTGCACCCGGCGGGCCTGCGCCATCTGCCGCCCCGTGCCGATGCCCGTCAGTTGCCGCGCCTCTACCATGCCCTCGAAACGGCGGAGGCTACCGGCTCTTTTCCTTCCCTCGAAACCCTTGCCCCCCTCACGGCCCGCCGCCAGCGTGCCCTGACCATTTGCGTAAGCGACCTGTACGAGACGGATGCGGAAATAAATAGCTTGCTCACGCGGCTGCGGGCGGCTTCTGGCGAAGTCTTACTCCTGCACCTGATGGCCCGCAACGAACTGGAGTTCAGCTTCCGTGGCGCCGTGACGTTTGAGGATCTGGAAACCGGCCAGCGCCTGCAGCTCAACGCCGACCAGCAGCGTGCCGGCTGGCAGCAGCAGCTGCAGGAGTGGCTGCGCGAAACGGCCCGGCAGGCGCGCCGCCACGGCTTCGATTACCATCAGCTCAGCACTGCCGAACCCCTCACCCAGGCTCTGCGCGAGTTCCTGCGCCGACGCGACAAGGCCCTTATGTAG
- a CDS encoding BatA domain-containing protein: MPAFLFHHATAGLLALLGLAVPVAIHLWNRRPGRTVRVGSVRWLEAAANRRLRNLRLEQVWLLLLRAALVALLALVVADPVWMRPRPAQVARGVVLLAPQLLRPDVLPALRPSLDSLRRQGYSLRLFAPGFRPVSAHAWNQPDSLRQLLTLARVADSATTVADDYWARARQAADSFPGRPLHLITGAALPYFIGARPALPARLTWQTVPLPDSAVWLAQAWQPHPDTLRLLVGRSQEEGTVFRTVALRHPRTAGRLSVAALPGLEYVPGPKPVLQLAGQPAVAIHTAPLRVVLYADAAHAAAGRYLRAALRAAALGLHRPLDLRTATPTAPLPNQTDWFFWLSDQPVPASWLLQARQGGNLWHEALKGSPVEARLALNGLADETAVAVRRLDTGVVARQTIIWQTGTGQPVLLRQPLGQGSRYQLRTRLQSDWTSLPESSVLPVLLLQLLRSESEPAVGITAHDLRQLDPRQLGALASVVAPVSSNPVTIQPAPQAVELRPGLLLAALLLFALERWLARRRSVSLSSSSL; this comes from the coding sequence TTGCCCGCGTTTCTCTTTCACCATGCCACCGCCGGATTGCTGGCCCTGTTGGGGCTGGCGGTACCAGTGGCCATTCACCTCTGGAACCGGCGGCCGGGGCGCACGGTACGAGTGGGCAGTGTGCGCTGGCTGGAGGCTGCCGCCAACCGCCGCCTGCGCAATCTGCGGCTCGAACAGGTGTGGCTGTTGCTGCTTCGGGCTGCCTTGGTGGCGTTGCTGGCGTTGGTGGTAGCGGATCCAGTCTGGATGCGGCCCCGGCCAGCGCAGGTGGCACGCGGAGTGGTATTGCTGGCCCCCCAACTGCTGCGGCCCGATGTGCTGCCGGCCCTGCGCCCTTCTCTCGATTCGTTGCGGCGGCAAGGCTACTCGTTGCGGCTGTTTGCACCAGGCTTCCGGCCGGTTTCTGCTCATGCCTGGAATCAGCCAGACTCCTTACGGCAACTGCTCACTTTAGCTCGTGTTGCCGATTCTGCTACAACTGTGGCTGACGATTACTGGGCCCGTGCCCGGCAGGCAGCTGACTCGTTTCCGGGCCGACCACTGCACCTTATTACCGGGGCCGCGTTGCCGTATTTCATCGGGGCTCGCCCAGCGCTACCGGCTCGCCTGACGTGGCAAACTGTGCCTTTACCCGATTCGGCCGTCTGGCTGGCGCAGGCTTGGCAGCCTCACCCCGACACCTTGCGGCTGCTCGTTGGCCGCAGCCAGGAAGAAGGCACTGTCTTTCGTACTGTAGCCCTGCGCCATCCTCGCACTGCCGGTCGCCTGTCGGTAGCTGCCCTGCCCGGTTTGGAATACGTGCCAGGCCCGAAACCTGTGCTACAACTCGCCGGCCAGCCAGCTGTTGCCATCCACACAGCACCGCTACGGGTAGTCTTGTATGCTGATGCCGCACATGCTGCAGCCGGGCGCTATCTGCGGGCGGCGCTACGGGCCGCCGCGCTGGGCCTACACCGGCCTCTGGATCTGCGCACCGCCACGCCCACCGCCCCGCTGCCGAACCAAACCGACTGGTTTTTCTGGCTGAGCGACCAGCCAGTCCCGGCCAGTTGGCTATTGCAGGCCCGGCAGGGCGGAAATCTTTGGCATGAAGCCCTAAAAGGCAGCCCCGTAGAAGCCCGGTTGGCTCTAAACGGACTGGCTGATGAAACCGCTGTTGCTGTTCGGCGGCTCGATACCGGTGTGGTAGCACGCCAGACCATCATCTGGCAGACCGGAACCGGACAACCCGTTTTGCTGCGCCAGCCGCTGGGCCAGGGCAGCCGCTACCAGTTGCGCACCCGTTTGCAATCTGACTGGACCAGCCTGCCGGAAAGCTCCGTGCTGCCCGTACTGCTCCTGCAGTTGCTCCGCTCCGAATCGGAACCCGCCGTAGGTATTACCGCTCACGACTTGCGGCAACTTGATCCGCGTCAGCTCGGTGCTCTGGCTTCTGTAGTGGCTCCTGTTTCAAGCAATCCGGTCACTATCCAACCCGCTCCTCAGGCAGTAGAGCTACGGCCCGGGCTGCTACTGGCGGCGTTGTTGTTGTTTGCGCTGGAACGCTGGCTGGCGCGTCGCAGATCAGTTTCCTTATCTTCCTCGTCGCTATGA